The Verrucomicrobium spinosum DSM 4136 = JCM 18804 genome includes a region encoding these proteins:
- a CDS encoding glycosyltransferase: MRVLFTNHGLNLRAGTELYVRDIAVALLKRGHEPWCWSTELGAVADELRAEGVLVVSSLADLPGQPDLIHGHHRLETTAAGMYFPDVPVISYCHGPRAWQERPCRLGNVAFWIAVDEACRERLVMEEGLEPSRVRVLLNFVDTERFPQRGPLPPRPERALVFSNHASRDTHVPVLRQVCEAAGIQLDVAGVASGQVVDNPGELLPRYDLVFAKARAAIESMAAGCAVVQCDSFGAGRMVTPDNFHELRGRNFGFTTMKMPLTVDHLAGQVRLYDPAASRALSDRVREECSLDHAVEQLLEHYEDALQWGRAPSVGAEDAKRAALFLETEIPHARAGREVVDLRRELDKLRGELERVRGERDTAKASLTMAKDRLKEAKALLGRVQMRRSWWDRLTGGRQ, translated from the coding sequence ATGAGAGTCCTCTTCACCAACCATGGTCTGAATCTGCGGGCAGGCACCGAGCTCTATGTGCGGGACATCGCCGTCGCCCTTCTCAAGCGGGGGCATGAGCCCTGGTGCTGGTCCACCGAGCTGGGTGCGGTGGCTGATGAACTGCGCGCTGAGGGGGTTCTTGTGGTGTCGTCGCTGGCCGACCTGCCCGGCCAGCCGGATCTGATTCATGGGCATCATCGTCTGGAAACGACGGCAGCGGGCATGTACTTCCCTGATGTGCCGGTAATTTCCTATTGCCACGGCCCCAGGGCTTGGCAGGAAAGGCCCTGCCGGCTTGGGAATGTGGCATTCTGGATCGCGGTGGATGAGGCCTGCCGGGAGAGGCTGGTCATGGAGGAGGGGCTTGAACCCTCACGTGTCCGGGTCCTGCTGAACTTTGTGGATACGGAGCGCTTTCCGCAGCGGGGGCCGTTGCCGCCCCGCCCGGAGCGGGCGCTGGTTTTCAGCAATCACGCCTCCCGCGATACCCATGTGCCGGTGCTGCGTCAGGTCTGCGAGGCAGCGGGCATCCAGCTGGATGTTGCAGGAGTGGCGAGCGGACAGGTGGTTGATAATCCGGGGGAATTGCTGCCGCGGTACGATCTGGTGTTTGCCAAGGCGCGTGCCGCTATTGAGTCCATGGCAGCGGGTTGTGCGGTGGTGCAGTGTGATTCCTTTGGGGCGGGCCGGATGGTCACGCCGGATAATTTCCATGAACTGCGTGGGCGCAACTTTGGCTTCACCACCATGAAGATGCCGCTGACCGTGGATCATCTGGCTGGGCAGGTGCGGCTGTATGATCCCGCAGCCAGCCGGGCATTGAGTGATCGTGTCCGGGAGGAGTGTTCCCTGGATCACGCAGTGGAGCAGTTGCTGGAGCACTACGAGGACGCGCTCCAATGGGGGCGGGCCCCATCAGTGGGTGCTGAAGATGCAAAGCGCGCGGCACTCTTTCTGGAGACAGAGATTCCTCATGCCCGGGCGGGCAGGGAGGTGGTGGACCTGAGGCGGGAACTGGACAAACTTCGGGGTGAACTGGAGCGAGTTCGCGGGGAACGCGACACCGCCAAGGCGTCGCTGACGATGGCAAAGGACCGGCTGAAGGAGGCCAAGGCACTGTTGGGACGGGTTCAAATGCGTCGCTCTTGGTGGGATCGTTTGACGGGCGGTCGACAGTAG